A single region of the Vicia villosa cultivar HV-30 ecotype Madison, WI linkage group LG4, Vvil1.0, whole genome shotgun sequence genome encodes:
- the LOC131599792 gene encoding heat shock cognate 70 kDa protein-like gives MKRKHETNCAVGIDLGTTYSCVAVWQEQHCRVEIIHNDQGNKTTPSFVAFTKNQRLIGDAAKNQASANPQNTVFDAKRLIGRKFSDPIVQDDILLWPFKVVAGVGDRPMITVKYEDQEKQLYAEEVSSMVLTKMREIAEKYLESPVKDAVVTVPAYFNDAQRKATIDAGVIAGLNVMRVMNEPTAAAVAYGLDKRTDYDGERNIFVFDLGGGTFDVSLLTIKGDVFKVKATAGNTHLGGEDFDNRMVNYFVQEFNRKNKVDICGNSKALRRLRTACERAKRSLSFLVVASIEVDSLFQGIDFSSSINRAKFEEMNMDLFNECMKTVESCLTDAKMDKGRVDDVVLVGGSSRIPKVQQLLQDFFKGKELCMSINPDEAVAYGAAVQAALLSEGVTNVPKLVLQDVTPLSLGTSLIGDIMNVVIPKNTCIPVNKTKVYGTSVDNQTSTLIKVYEGERTKASDNNLLGYFILHGIPPAPRGSPSSVVCFDIDENGILTVSAKNNASGSSNKITITNHKERLSSEEVKKLIQEAEKYQIEDKKFLRRATVVNALDYYIYKMSKALEKEDIDTKLSSEEIEKIKSTIAVTTNLVDENNHVVEIDDLEDHLKKLESGMEQIIAKTI, from the exons ATGAAGAGAAAACATGAAACAAATTGTGCTGTGGGAATAGACCTCGGCACAACTTATTCATGTGTTGCAGTATGGCAAGAACAGCACTGTCGAGTTGAGATCATTCACAATGATCAAGGCAATAAAACTACTCCTTCTTTTGTTGCTTTCACAAAAAATCAGAGATTGATCGGTGATGCTGCTAAGAATCAAGCTTCTGCCAACCCTCAAAACACTGTTTTTG ATGCTAAGAGATTAATTGGTAGGAAGTTTAGTGATCCTATTGTTCAAGATGATATTCTTTTATGGCCATTCAAAGTCGTTGCCGGTGTTGGCGACAGACCCATGATTACTGTTAAGTACGAAGATCAAGAGAAGCAACTCTATGCAGAAGAAGTATCATCTATGGTACTCACAAAGATGCGAGAAATTGCTGAGAAATATTTAGAATCACCAGTTAAGGATGCAGTTGTTACTGTGCCAGCTTACTTTAATGATGCTCAACGAAAAGCAACTATAGATGCTGGTGTTATTGCTGGTCTCAATGTTATGAGGGTAATGAATGAACCAACTGCGGCAGCTGTTGCGTATGGTCTTGACAAGAGGACTGATTATGATGGAGAGCggaatatttttgtctttgatctTGGTGGTGGTACTTTTGATGTGTCTCTACTAACTATTAAGGGTGATGTTTTCAAAGTAAAGGCAACAGCTGGAAACACTCACCTTGGAGGAGAAGACTTTGATAATAGAATGGTCAACTACTTTGTACAAGAGTTCAACAGAAAGAACAAAGTGGATATTTGTGGAAATTCAAAAGCCTTGAGGAGGTTGAGAACTGCTTGTGAGAGGGCAAAGAGATCACTATCTTTCCTTGTTGTTGCCTCTATTGAAGTAGATTCGTTATTTCAAGGTATTGACTTTTCATCATCCATCAATAGGGCCAAGTttgaggaaatgaatatggaccTTTTCAATGAGTGTATGAAGACTGTTGAGAGTTGTCTTACTGACGCTAAGATGGATAAGGGCAGGGTAGATGATGTTGTTCTAGTTGGTGGATCTTCTAGAATTCCTAAAGTACAACAGCTACTACAAGACTTTTTTAAGGGAAAAGAGTTGTGCATGAGCATTAATCCTGATGAGGCCGTAGCTTATGGGGCAGCTGTTCAAGCTGCTTTGCTTAGTGAAGGTGTTACGAATGTTCCAAAGTTGGTGCTGCAGGATGTTACACCTCTGTCTCTTGGCACATCTTTAATAGGAGATATCATGAATGTCGTGATTCCTAAGAATACTTGCATTCCTGTCAACAAGACTAAAGTTTATGGTACAAGTGTAGATAATCAAACCAGTACTTTGATTAAGGTTTATGAGGGTGAGAGGACAAAAGCGAGTGACAACAACTTGCTTGGTTATTTTATTCTTCATGGCATTCCCCCAGCTCCCCGCGGTTCCCCTTCTTCAGTTGTTTGCTTTGATATCGATGAAAATGGTATTTTGACTGTTTCAGCTAAGAATAATGCTTCTGGAAGTTCGAACAAGATTACAATAACTAATCACAAAGAAAGATTGTCAAGTGAGGAAGTTAAGAAATTAATTCAAGAAGCTGAGAAATACCAAATTGAAGATAAGAAATTCCTAAGGAGGGCCACGGTGGTGAATGCATTGGATTATTACATTTACAAAATGAGTAAGGCTTTAGAGAAAGAGGACATTGATACAAAGCTCTCCTCGGAAGAAATTGAGAAGATTAAATCAACGATCGCTGTGACAACAAATTTGGTTGATGAGAATAACCATGTGGTTGAAATAGATGATTTGGAGGACCATCTAA